AAGAAGGAGGTAGGAAGCCTTGTGAGATGCAATGACTCTGAGGTCATGGACCGCAATCTCAGTACCAGGTAACTGTTAATCCAAGGCTATTCTAAACACGCTTGAAGGTTGTCATTGTAATAAATCATGTGTCCCTATCAATACTATCCAACAATGGTATTATATGTATAAATATGATCCCAAATATGATTATATGTATAAATATgattcactcccgaattggccttttcagccacactagacgctgttccagaaccacctttcagagcgcgatatcatagtctttcgagactgaaagttgccaactaactaactaacatgATCCCAAGAAGCTTTACTGTTGCAAGTTAACAAATCTGACTCTCAGAAGCAGCAGAAAGTGTTACAATATAATGCCAGATGGCTGTAGACATTTCTGTTTGAGTGAAGAAGCAGCTGTGTTACCATCTATGGCAGAGCCAGTTAACGGAGTCTTCTGGATACTAAAGTGCCAGGTAACTGTGCTGTTACTGTACTATGTTTTATTATTCATATAAAACACACATCACATTTTACAGAGTAACATCAGCTAGCAAGACAGGCCAGTTATAGCCTTGGTAGACCCTGACAGTAATGCGAAAGTCCTTCGACATTCCAGCGACAGCCTGCGCACGACTCGTCTCAGACTACTTGCTTCTGTACTTTTGCTTTTGCCGTACGATAAGAAATATGCACAGCCGCAATCGTGGTAACTTCATGTGGTAAATCAAAAGTAACTTCCCCCATCATAGAATGCGAGAGTCAGAAGGGACCTTGGAAGTCATCTAGTGCAACACCCTGCTCAGCGCAGGTGACTACAGCATTCCTAGCAGATTGCCATCCACCCTCTGCTTAAAAACCTCCAATGAAGAAGCGCCCACAACTAAATGAGGCAGACTGTCCCAATATTGGACAACACTTCCAGTTATGTAATTGTTTCTCATGTCTAAGTTAAATCTACTTCCTTGTAGAACCCATTCGTTCTAgccctgccctcaggaaccaccaAAAGCAACCCCCCCTTCTATGTGACAGAACCTCCAATGAAGAAGAGCCCACAACTACATGAGGCAAACTGTCCCAATACTGGTCAACTCTTCTAATTAGGAAATTGTTTCTCAGGTTTATCCTAAATCTACTTCCTTTTgaagtttcaacccattggttctagtcctgccctcaggaaccaccaAAAGCAACCTTCCCCTTCTTcagtgtgacagcccttcagacagCTACCATATTTCCCCTTAgtcctctcttctccaggctaaacacaccAAGCTCTTATAACTGTCCATCACCTCTGAATcagctctcttctgcatctggaaGGCTGCATGCTTACTCAAGTGAAGAGGGTTACAAAGACTGTTCAGCACTAGATTATACACACATCCATGAAATGATGTATTTACTGACTTTTGGGGTTATCCTGAGTTCAGGGCAGCTGGACACAGTGCAGCAAGTGCCAACATATAGGGGCTTCTCTATTTGAGGGGGTTTCCAAACATGTGATGatttctgcctttcctcctcaGTTTTGATGGCCTGTTtgaagggaaaggaagaacttCTCACCAAAGTTGACAAGGCAAAACACCAACATGAAGCAACATTATATTGTCTCTATTGGAATCCATTTAAATCAGGCAAATTGGAGCCTCTAAGAGAAACTTTCCTTCACTCTAGAGAAGAAgtgccagaggggggacatgtttgagatgtACACagttatgcaagggatggatagagtggctagagggatgttcttttccctcttacagaacaccagaacaagggaacatccactaaattgagtgttgggagagttagaatagacacaagtaaatatttcttgacccagcgtataattagtctgtggaactccttgccacaggatgtggtgatgatctggcctagacgcctttaaaaggagttttgacagatttctagaagaaaagcatcacagattacaagttaCAATGGCTacatgcagcttcctggttttagGATATcctagaatgccaggtgcaagggagtggaacaagaatgcaggtatcttgttgtcttgtttgcccactgaggcatctggtggtctgcAGAGGACGGGAGGAGGCAATCAGGGgcgagggagcagggtgggagaagggctccactggatcctgagctccgtgttggaCTGcgcaacccaacatggaggctcttgattctgcgcgagcccaagggttgccgcagaattgAGCAGTACCCTATTGTGGggttactttccttacccaggggaagggagagaacatGCCCTTCCCCCAAGTTGCAGCCAGTGGCTGCCCGGTTGCATTTAGGATGCTGCGGTGGCCCTGCGtgccaggcagtttaggattgggctgtccattggTTCATGTTTAGTTTTACAGTTAGCAACAGAAGGTGTGGTGGAGTGATGTGTACCTAGGGACCGATGAGCTTTTTTGACAGTCCTGATTCCACTGTGCTGAAAGATACAAGGAAGGATTTCCATTTATGTAGTCCCTGAAAGCATTCTAGTTGATGTACTACCATTCCCCAAGAACCATCTCCATTAacttgtcctgtcctgtccttccTGGTgctcgatgatgatgatgatgatgatgctataGCAATTAGCTCTTTGTCAGTTCTCACCTTTATAATGGAAGAGTCATTAGGGATCAGATAGAGATGAAGGGTTGTGATCTTCTTCTTTGCTTGGTAAAGCAGCACCACAGAATGGAAGGGAAAGCATTTATTGTAGATGTGTGCATACACCACgctcagaagagaaaatgtgggatCTTCCAGCACAGCATGAAATGGGCTAACTCGTGCTGGTTCCTCCGGGATCATCCCACCATCCACGAAGTGAGCAATTTTCAGGTGAGAAATGTCAGCCTTTCCTTCTGCAAATAGATCAGAGGACAACAAAGGTTTTCATCTATTTTTAGTGACACACGGCGATGCGGGAAAAACTCCCCTGGGTGAGTTCTGGAACATAGAAATGAGAAGCCAGGCTAATGCCAACCatggaccagaagtgatgttgcctAAAGCCTAAGAGAAGCAGTACAGGTGGGTTAGTCTCTGATTGCCATTGGCTGAAATAGTCGTGTCTTGCAGGTGTGGCAGAAGAGggcctggagaagcagagggttAGGAAAGGAGGAGATGGAGCTGAGAAAGCAGCAGGCCAAGTGAAGCAGGTAGGAAATGTGACTTCCACAGCTGAGGCATCTAACCTGCCTGAGAAAGGATTCCATGTTATGGCTTATCTTCCCCCTTCAAAACTACCCTACCTGTGAGACACACAAAATGAGGGAGGTGaacagctgccacctcctctgctgGATCTGCCTGGATGTCAAACAATGGACCAGCCACCATCCACTGATGCTTCTCAGCCTTGCTCAAGTGGGTATCCCAGGAACAAAAGGCGTATTCAACAGTCACCGCTGCCTTCACCTCAAACCTGAGTTCAGTTACAGAGCAGAGGAAGGTGCCTGCCTTGGGGAGGTGGATTCTGCAggtcatggggggagggaggggaggaatgggaaagcATAATTAGTTTCCCAGAGAGTCTGAGAGGAAAGTAATTAGATTCTAATTGGACAGACAAATAAGCCAGATGTGGAGGAAAATTTAATACAACAAAGACAAAATTGTTCCAATTGACACTCTGAAAGATTTACTCCATGTAGTGGCACAAGAGAGCCACTGCTAACCAAACAAGGAGATAGTCAGCTGGCACTGTAAGGTGTACAGAAGGATACATGAGATTAAATAGCTCTTTGAGAAATACAATCATAAGCAAACCAATCACCATTCAAAATCGCTTTCCTAAATGTCTGGGGGGTGATTGCCTGACAAAGCGCAGCAGTTTAAAAAGTGCAGGTAAAAAGAGGAAATCATAATTTTCAGCTATGCCACTCGCAGCCCAGCCCTACCTGTGGTAATGCAGTCACACCAAAGGGGCATGCATTGGGGCATGGCGGAGTTTCAGGCCCAGgatgtctcctccaggtaagggaacatttgatcccttcccTTAGGGTAAACCTTTGCCATGCATGAGATTTGTGCAAGTTACTTTGCTGCAAAAGCCTTTTCCCTTTTTGCCTGTGTAgtcatgactggctctgaaggtgacgAGAAGCGGTCGTTTACATCAGCGGCAAGGCACCTCAAGAAActcagcattttgccccccctccaggaaagCCAGTGCTTCTAACACAAAATTGTGGAGGACATTTAATAAAAGAGAGACCAAATTGCCCCAGAGAACACTCTGAGATATTTATTCCACGTAATTTTACAATATTTGATTTGCCCCTGAACAACCTGAGTCAGATTTCAGTCCTGGATGATAAACCCAGGAGATGCTTACTCCAGACCCCAACGGACTGAATTCCTAGAATAAGTGTTAAAAGGGACATAGAGTTTCTAGAAAACTTCTAGAATACAGGAATAATTGTAGGAAAATTGTGGGTCTGTGGATATGAGCAAATTCCTCAGAGTTTTTGAATAGGGTTACACATATACTCTCTAGTCTACATTGAAAGGATTCTCCTCACAAATTGACATCAGGCTCTAAACCCTTTCAGGAGAGTCACTCTGGATCCTCACCTGTATGTCTTCATTTCTCCATTAGCATCTGCAACAACCTCTGGTTGTACTTCTGGACATGTCTGGAAAACAGATGATagcatttaaaaaatgagtcaCTGGAGGCGGGGACCTACTGACTGACCTTGTGGAATTTGAGTTCTTTGCCATTCTGACACAGTTCAACAAGATTTCCAGAACTCCTAAATAGAATGCCAACTAAATTTCAGGTCTGCAGTCAGCAAGGCCTCCAGCTAGAGTTTGCAGTCATTCTTATTCCTCTGTATTATCAAAATTAGGggccagaagggaagatttccagAGAGGACTGAAACTCAGAGATGCTAAATGCATCTCTTGACTTGAAAGGCCTGGATTATAATTCCAGTAATTGAGGATAAAACTCCTGCCTCCCAAGAGAGTTCTCGTTTTCTATCTCACTTCCATTTTAAACCATTGGATCTAACCCCATTTTACAGATAAAGTGATGAAAGCTGAATATCTAACTACAATCTCCAAAAACCCACCCAGGATACTAAAGGCCTGATCCAAACATGCAGCTCTGTCATCAGAACTGGTGTCACGAAAACTGCTCCAGAACAGCATAGAGTCATGTGCTTTTGGAGAACCTCCTCAGATGTTGGGGAGGACCTCACATGCAGAAATGATGAAAAGTCCTGCCAGCATCACTAAGTCAGTGGGGTGAGTGGTGCAGGGCAGGGGagtgggaggatcagggtggattgggggagggatggggaagTGTCATaaatgggagggggtggcacttgGCATGGACAACTTGCAGCACATGCTACCCCACTTGGAGTCAGCCAGcttgccccctttgtctcctcacaccagctaaagagctgccacagatgCAAAAAGACCCATTACCAATCATgaagcttacagaggggtaacagaaaatttttttccagggaaaatgataggattgggctgtaagtgatagCAGTAGAATGAGGCATATTCAGAATAGGGGCTAAAATGTGGTTTGAGACCCCCACGCCAAAGAGATTTGGCCATGCTTTACTGCCTCTGTAGACAGCTATGTGGGAATGTAACAGCATCCTAGGAggggatgcagtggcatagctgatgattgtgtagcccggtgccaagctcaaaatgatgctccggaagtgacgtcataaccggaagtgacgtcatgcccaaGCATTTTacaaagtgcaaattggggggaaacctgcctcctccccctagcagcaagccatccacttgctctgccataccagtggcatagctaaggcatctgtctgctacctgaggtcaaagaagatttgtagccacctcaagataaaatcaaatttaattatgtaagggtgcaatcctaaccccttatgtcagtgctttccagcactgaaattagggcaatgcagctctgagctaaggggacaaacattcccttactttcaggaggcctccatgagtgacacccaactgcaggatgcagcacatgtcccactggcaccgctatgccagtgctggaaaccgctgacataaggggttaggattgcaccccgaaTACATAAAACCTGTGCCCCTGATTAGTTTAAGGCACTGTgccagggtgaagagggacaattatttctccctgctaaatataagaagagcaccacttgaaaaagcgcctctttacACAGTTAGCAGGTGTAAttctattatgatacatggaaacgagagctcatattaacaccttattggttccatgctatatcataacaacatgtaattggctctcagaacaatcagtctcataggtcagttctgagtcaagaaaatccactttttattccacaagacagttgGTTAATTGGTAAATCTGGTTAATTGACCGTAATGTTTGATAGACTActgatattccaatgcagtttgtttcactgaattctgcattacattatgtttccaatgatatataacatgatggtattattcatacataccaagattttcacaattttggtcactagtgtcaagctcggtttgttgcccccctaaagtttgatgcccagtgcagtTACTACGCCCTAAAcccccttagttacaccactgaggGGATGCATCCTAGCACTGCAACAAAGGCCCTTACCTGCTCATTCCTACACAAGTAGCATTTGTCCTTTGCAAGGGTGTCAGGGATCAAGCCCTCTTTGCTGCATTTCCTTTCTGCAATGCAAATAGTTGTTAGAGATTAGCAGCATGGGCCCAGCAGTTTCTTATTGATCAGACAAAGAAGATCTTATCTCTTGGAAAGTCTGAGCTTCAACTCCTAAGATCTTCCCATGGTGCACCAGTCTCAGCCACATCCAGTGGTTTGGTTTATCATTTAATGAGTGGGAAAGTGTGTATGAATTGCTTGCCTTATTTATCAGTGATTTAACAGGCATTATCCAATACACCTCAACATTACCCAGAGGAGCTCAAGGCATTGCTTGTGCTAGCAAAGAAGTCAaaacataagggcccaatcctatccaactttcctgcactgatgcagctgtgtcaatggggcacgtgctgcatcatggggtggagaggcagtcacggaggcctcctaaaggctgcattgcagctgcaccagtgctggaaagttggataggtttgggctgtaagttaagcAGCAGTCCTGAACTGTGCTTTGAGTATGATGTTTCTTACAATGCAACTGCAACCTGGAAAGAAAACAGCTGTGTTTTCCCCCAATTAGACTGTCACTCTGCAAACAAGACAACACTTGTACTGCCACAAACAGAATCCTAAATGTCACCCAATCAttgcttttcttctgcatttcTGTTCAGTCAGTTTTGTTTTATGCAGATGGTAAAGTGGTGCATTCcactcaatggggctaactcatGTCAGTGGCTAATTACTCTATACTTCAGACATTGCTGTGAGTTGATGATCAGTGTGAGTTGAGCACCATCCACTTACCCTCAAGTTCCTTGATCAGGAGATCATTGGTTCTTCTCAGGGCCTCATAGAGACGGTCTTTCCAGTCTCCATTCCAGCCTGGCACCACCTCATAGAGGAGCTCCATTTTTTCCTTGTCAGTGTCCCTCTTCAAGATGTCAGCAAACAAAGAATACTGGATTGTTGTTTCAGTCAGTGATGTTGCCACACGGTTAACCCTAGTGACATTTTCGATCAAATTCTCCTTGTGTCTCTCAACAAAGTGCCCCTCTAAGAAAAGCAAAAACAGGATATAAGAGTCTGGTTTCGGTTtccaaaggaagagaggaagacaCCTGATGAAGTGCAGTTCTAGTGTTTCAGAGCAAGAGAAATAAACTACCAGGCACCCAGTCACACACTCAGTCCCCAATATGTTTTGACCTGTTTCTCAAGGGACCACAGGTGGATTAGACATTAGTGAATCCTGATGGCAAATATTCTGCCCTGGCCACGCTGTCTTCTagaactgccaagcagtggaccTCCGGTGCTTCACCGGTGCTAGTCCAGAGCCAGGTTAGCaccggcagagcaccagtgctagggcctgcaaatatgccttatggtacatttgcaacagtgcatgccaacagtgagctggcatgcactctgtaagattgggcccacagatGGATAAGTCCAAAACCCCCTTTTTAATTTAGTTGGTGGCAACTGCGGCAGAAACCCAGAGGTGCCATCACCATGatcctgccatcaccaccagatcgccactccccttaaggaggagTATGGTGATTCACACTGccctggttgggaaacactgggaaaTGAccctggttgggaaacactgccttagagggaataGAGCTCTTAGGTTTTTCCAAGTTCTCAGGTTTGCACCTGGCAATTTCTGCACTTGGGAAACAAGAAAGAGGCAACAAATACCCAtcaaaacacacattttgcttggcttttgaggagggaTGATTTCCCTActgacactttttaaaattacagtatATATATTTGGTTATTCTATGCCAGTTCAATACATTTATTCTTGTTGTGTTACAATTTTTTGTCTGCAACTTATATCATTGATAATAGTTTCTATTTTATTGTCCTTTTTATACATTTTGCTTTGTTATATTTACTGTTTACCACTTTTGAGCTTttgaaaaatggtttaaaaatctCTTAAATATTCACTCTACCTTCAAGTTCTGCAATGAGGGGTCCATGTGTTTTCTTCAGCACTGTGTAGAGACGGTCTTTCTGTCTCCTGTTCCATGTTGGCACCAGTGTGTACAATTTCTTCATTGTCTTCTCGTTTGAGTCCTCTCTCTGAAATGTTGGAATTTGGAGCCGCCATAAGATTGAGTCAACTCTGGAGACTCGATGTGTCAATTCCTCCTGGtgcttttcaataaaatgttCCTCTGGTGATAAACACATTACATAACTTTATATTCAGTTTTAGAAATAATAGGATTTGGGGAGACTCCCAGGTGCTTTTAGCCAGAGGCTTATGCAAACAATGTTCCTGGGATGCTCCTTATCTCAACAGTTAAAATATAACTGGTGGTGGAAAAGCTCCTTGCTACTTTTACTGTCATGAACCCTACCAGTATTTGGGGAATAAACAcagatgaagggcacaatcctacctaatGGGTGCTCTAGCAGAGCGCATGCTTCACTAGTGTGTGAGGCCTCCATGCATTGCAAAAgtgcactgtaaagtgctttgtgacagtgtgaAGGCTAGGCGCACTAGTGGGAAGGCCAAGGCCTTCTTGTGCATGCTGGCCCAGTGGaggatgcccactggagcaggcaggtcctTTGCCAAGTTGCACAGACGTGGGGGCAGGTGGCAACAGGGGGGGGTGTCAGCAAATCACAGAGGACAGGGGTTGGCAGAGAATGGGATGAaatgaggagggggcaggatcggcagCATCAGCACATGCTGCATACTGTTCTCCctctttgggcctgatccaccaacacggaTCAACttaaatttgtgccagctatattggAGTTGGGTATGAGTAGATCTGATATGCAGGCAGGGGTTTTCTCCatgacaaggggacaaatatccccttcccccgaagcaacctcccacctgctaaattctcctgtaggatgcagcgcacccCGTGCTGACCATGTTGCATCAGCACTAGGAacttagctaggattgggctggaagattcACAGGTAGAGGAAGCAATGCACACTGTTTGGAGAAGATGCTGCTTCTATTCAAAATCTGCAGAAAGTCTGAAAATACTGAAGGGAACAAAAtcttttttgtttgcatttgcatTCCACTCTTCTTCTATGGAACTCAGAAGGGAAACCACTGGTGGCTTTTCTCACCATTGTATCCTCATTGCTGGGAAGATAAGTGaaaaatctctgctcagccatggagcttgcTAGATGACCTTGATCAGACAAGTTTGACTAAATGAGTGGCCCCAGCACACTTTGTGAGCTGCCTGCTTGTGCAgcactgctccactctccttggacttgtgccacctcctgtggtgtcgcaagttcgaggagacctgagtttcctcttacctctggctgatccACTTTGGTGCCCTTTCTTGCACTGGATACGCCACCAGccccctggcttgcctgttccagcgcaagataggattgagctgttaagaaCCTAATCCTATCTATTTTCCCTCTGCAACCAGTGCAGcaatgtcaaaatggctacctctgtatccggggggggggggggggacagcagttatggaagtctcctctgggtaagccttCAAAGTGTAGaagagtctacttggacctgagctACCAATTCAATAGCACTAATTCATGTGGACCCACACCAtttgatcaggtctgggaagggagctaggatttggtggcagccactGTTGCTgtccccgcccccttcccagacccgacctgccctccccattgctgcttcattccacctttccctgccctgaatccaccctccccaccccttcctaccTGCCTTGCTGGGTCTACAGAGCTCCACTAGCGAACACAGGAGGGTGTTGGTCTTTCCACTGGTGCTCCTGTAGCATGTCATTTTGCAGTTTTTAcaaatgccataaggcagttgctgGCAGTGGAACACACCTTGGCCCACATAGGACAGAGccataagtcccactgatttcagttggATATAGTTATTTTCTAGGgctgtttctctaactgtgggtctgGATCCACTTGGTGGATAGGGACCCAACTTCTTTGAAAACAAGGATAGCTAGATGAGCACTCCTCTGCAGTAGCAGAACCAAGTTGGACTGTACAAcctcaagaaaaaaacaaaataataaacttCTTAAATAATGCATATTTTAGGTGAAGCGATTTTGTCATTCATCATTGTCAATGTTACAGATAGTGTCCAGGAGGGCCCAAAAACATTTGTGATTTCTGTGCTGAATATAGTTGCACAACAGCAATGCATGTGCTTCCTGGAGAAAATGAGATTTCATCAGGTAAAGAATTTTGCACTTGGaatgttggggaaaaaattatatcATCACAAGACAGCCACAGCCTATGGGAAAGAGGTATGCACTATGAGCAAAAGATAAGAAATTAGTCAGCATTCACTGGACAATTAACTGATTGTGCAAAAAGACAGTGCATGCTTGAGGAGGCATTCCATAATTAAACCACCTTCAAAAGTAGCACAATCTTTTACTGTAATGCTGATAAACAGAACCTCTCCTATAAATCCAATACAGTACACAGCACTGGTGACTGCGTATAGTGCAAGAGAAACTCTTTCCTTCTTTATATAGCAAACAATGCAGTACAGCTTCACCAAAATGTGCCAGGCGGACACTCTGCCTCTAGAGTCTAGACATACCCTCAAGCCTTTCGATAACGTGCCTGTTGGTTTCTGCCAGAGATCGGTACAGCAGGTCCTTCTTCTTTCTGTCCCACGTTTGCTCCATCTGGAACAGGACTTCCATCTTCAGCTTCTCTGTGGCACAGTTCACAAGACTTTGGTAGTCTTTCTCATCAAGTACAAAAGTACGAAGATCACTGAGAGGGACTTCCGTCACTTCTTCGATCAGATCCTCCTTATGCCGATCCAGAAAATGTCCCCCTGAGAAGCGAGACACATGAACATCATGTTAAAAAATTTCTGTATGCTCGCAAGACATGGAACCCACAACTTTTAATTAAAATGAGGGGCAATAAGGGAGAAAACACACagatggcccaaacctatcccttaGTGCCActgccaaaactagcattctgacACTGGAACATGCTTTATGACCATCATAAATGGACTTCCAGAAGTTCGTGGAGCTGAACGCCTCTGGCCTACAACCAGAGGCCCTGGAGGTTCAATAGATGACAGTGGGGACAGGATCACCCACTGATTCAGGTAGAttggcaggaggagggaagaacggggtgagaagagggtggaacaggcaggatgatcagatgtcctcttttctaggacatgtcctcttttttaggaaaaagaaaagaatggaaagttctggaaaagaactttaaaatgtcctccttttccctgtgaatggTCCCCTGCAGGCGGCGAATAGCCttcttaataaattatatgcagtatagttttaaatttaataatacgTAATATAGtgttaaattaaccacattaaatcaatatatgagtgtttttagcagggatgggcactcaagtcAGAAGACTCAAGCTGGAGTCCCACAAAACATGTTTTTGCTAACCTGTGTACACTTGTGCCGATGACTTGGGCATTAAtgaatctgaggccactgactcagcactctatctgtgtctgggtgtgcttgctcactATCTGTGGTGTGACcttgtgggaccatcattcagaccaggcaagcagtagggaagttccagccaggaggcagggaagggataatgttttgcttttgcatcaagcaggagggaggaggtgggagcaggctcccttgcctgtgaccctcctccctcataCCGCTTCTGTCCTCGCTCTCTTGCAGTCTGTCCCtttccctcccaccttgtttatagatgggatgggacattacgggagtattaaaggagaaccccaacacacacacacaccctggcagcagccccatttttttccatgtctggct
This genomic stretch from Tiliqua scincoides isolate rTilSci1 unplaced genomic scaffold, rTilSci1.hap2 HAP2_SCAFFOLD_96, whole genome shotgun sequence harbors:
- the LOC136636192 gene encoding uncharacterized protein isoform X1 — encoded protein: MAGAARDRLLGALEDLREQELKRFRMKLSEIPLTEGYANIPRGRLEKADALDLCDLLISFYTEDYALEVAAEVLEAVNCRDQAQQLRQAAWLSWRSHRGHVSPALHFIERHQEELIQRTAMVEGVLDMLHNTILNEEEYQKISSKGTSQEKMRELYKLVPTWNSSFKDKLYEALKTKNHFLIADLERKDFVENHQEELIRRVFGMDLILRQLRGILTREQEYEIKDAHQPMRKLYEWMSSWRTGDKDQLQRILRATNRRLIEQLAGGHFLDRHKEDLIEEVTEVPLSDLRTFVLDEKDYQSLVNCATEKLKMEVLFQMEQTWDRKKKDLLYRSLAETNRHVIERLEEEHFIEKHQEELTHRVSRVDSILWRLQIPTFQREDSNEKTMKKLYTLVPTWNRRQKDRLYTVLKKTHGPLIAELEEGHFVERHKENLIENVTRVNRVATSLTETTIQYSLFADILKRDTDKEKMELLYEVVPGWNGDWKDRLYEALRRTNDLLIKELEERKCSKEGLIPDTLAKDKCYLCRNEQTCPEVQPEVVADANGEMKTYRIHLPKAGTFLCSVTELRFEVKAAVTVEYAFCSWDTHLSKAEKHQWMVAGPLFDIQADPAEEVAAVHLPHFVCLTEGKADISHLKIAHFVDGGMIPEEPARVSPFHAVLEDPTFSLLSVVYAHIYNKCFPFHSVVLLYQAKKKITTLHLYLIPNDSSIIKAIKTEEERQKSSHVWKPPQIEKPLYVGTCCTVSSCPELRITPKELGFFYKSPGQLQSFVEVKLRYRNEVRLSVKKKEDLCLLWDTWLDPEDVLIQEEPCTSAATPEKAKSEDVLIQEEPCTSGATPEKAESATLSSRPKTKLDHLTYILEDLKEEDLKRFKDKLRNFPVKERFDNIPEGRLQHADPLDLKNLLFQYYSDYAIELTIEVLKAANLKQQADRLSKLAVLS
- the LOC136636192 gene encoding uncharacterized protein isoform X2, encoding MAGAARDRLLGALEDLREQELKRFRMKLSEIPLTEGYANIPRGRLEKADALDLCDLLISFYTEDYALEVAAEVLEAVNCRDQAQQLRQAAWLSWRSHRGHVSPALHFIERHQEELIQRTAMVEGVLDMLHNTILNEEEYQKISSKGTSQEKMRELYKLVPTWNSSFKDKLYEALKTKNHFLIADLERKDFVENHQEELIRRVFGMDLILRQLRGILTREQEYEIKDAHQPMRKLYEWMSSWRTGDKDQLQRILRATNRRLIEQLAGGHFLDRHKEDLIEEVTEVPLSDLRTFVLDEKDYQSLVNCATEKLKMEVLFQMEQTWDRKKKDLLYRSLAETNRHVIERLEEEHFIEKHQEELTHRVSRVDSILWRLQIPTFQREDSNEKTMKKLYTLVPTWNRRQKDRLYTVLKKTHGPLIAELEEGHFVERHKENLIENVTRVNRVATSLTETTIQYSLFADILKRDTDKEKMELLYEVVPGWNGDWKDRLYEALRRTNDLLIKELEERKCSKEGLIPDTLAKDKCYLCRNEQTCPEVQPEVVADANGEMKTYRIHLPKAGTFLCSVTELRFEVKAAVTVEYAFCSWDTHLSKAEKHQWMVAGPLFDIQADPAEEVAAVHLPHFVCLTEGKADISHLKIAHFVDGGMIPEEPARVSPFHAVLEDPTFSLLSVVYAHIYNKCFPFHSVVLLYQAKKKITTLHLYLIPNDSSIIKAIKTEEERQKSSHVWKPPQIEKPLYVGTCCTVSSCPELRITPKELGFFYKSPGQLQSFVEVKLRYRNEVRLSVKKKEDLCLLWDTWLDPGCANSGRALHFCGNT